In the Leptotrichia sp. oral taxon 847 genome, one interval contains:
- a CDS encoding alpha-glucoside-specific PTS transporter subunit IIBC, with translation MMKKIQRFGGAMMAPVLLFAFTGIVVGLSSVFTNTEVMGNIAKEGTAWYNFWYVISEGGWTVFRQMPILFAIGLPISLATKTNARACMETFALYTTFNYFVSAILKVFYGIDAAKQVADKVTGYSAIGGVPTLDTNLFGGILIAALVVYLHNKYFDKKLPDFLGVFQGSVFVYIVGFVVMIPCAFLTVLIWPKFQMGISALQGFMKASGIFGVWIYTFLERILIPTGLHHFVYTPFVFGPAAVPDGIQVFWVQHIKEFAQSTQSLKSLFPQGGFALHGNSKIFGAPGIALAMYATAKSDKKKAVAALLIPIIFTAVISGITEPLEFTFLFIAPVLFAVHACLAATMAATMYAFGVVGNMGGGLLDFFFLNWIPMFKNHSGTVITQIVIGLIFTVIYFFVFRFLILKMDLKTPGREDDDEEMKLYTKADYRAKHGEGDGKGGASSAEDEYARKGAIILEALGGRENIEELNNCATRLRVSVKDADKLLPDAAFKAAGAHGVVRKGTAIQVIIGLSVPQVRERIEDMMKKG, from the coding sequence ATGATGAAAAAAATTCAGCGATTTGGTGGAGCGATGATGGCACCGGTTCTGTTATTTGCATTCACTGGTATAGTCGTAGGATTATCTTCTGTATTTACTAATACAGAAGTTATGGGAAACATTGCTAAAGAAGGAACAGCATGGTACAATTTTTGGTATGTGATATCTGAAGGTGGTTGGACAGTATTTAGACAAATGCCAATATTGTTTGCAATAGGATTACCAATCAGTTTAGCAACAAAGACAAATGCAAGAGCATGTATGGAAACATTTGCATTATACACTACATTTAATTATTTTGTGTCAGCAATATTAAAAGTTTTTTATGGAATAGATGCAGCTAAGCAAGTAGCAGATAAAGTAACAGGATATTCTGCAATAGGTGGAGTTCCAACATTGGATACGAACTTATTTGGTGGTATCTTAATAGCGGCATTAGTAGTATATTTACATAACAAATATTTTGATAAAAAATTGCCTGATTTCTTAGGAGTATTCCAAGGTTCGGTATTTGTATATATAGTAGGGTTTGTAGTTATGATTCCTTGTGCATTCTTAACCGTATTAATTTGGCCTAAATTCCAAATGGGAATTAGTGCATTACAAGGATTTATGAAAGCTTCAGGAATCTTCGGAGTATGGATCTATACATTCTTAGAAAGAATATTAATTCCAACTGGATTACACCATTTTGTTTATACACCATTTGTATTTGGTCCAGCAGCAGTACCTGATGGAATTCAAGTTTTCTGGGTTCAACATATAAAAGAATTTGCTCAAAGCACACAGTCACTAAAATCTTTATTCCCACAAGGTGGATTTGCATTACACGGAAACTCAAAAATATTTGGAGCGCCTGGAATAGCACTTGCTATGTACGCTACCGCAAAATCTGATAAGAAAAAGGCTGTAGCCGCATTATTAATACCTATAATATTCACAGCAGTAATTTCAGGTATAACAGAACCATTAGAATTTACATTCTTATTTATAGCTCCAGTATTATTTGCAGTTCATGCTTGTTTGGCAGCAACAATGGCAGCAACAATGTATGCTTTCGGAGTAGTTGGAAATATGGGTGGAGGATTATTAGACTTCTTCTTCTTAAACTGGATACCTATGTTTAAAAATCACTCTGGAACAGTAATTACTCAAATAGTAATAGGATTAATCTTTACCGTAATTTACTTCTTTGTATTTAGATTCTTAATTTTAAAAATGGATTTAAAAACTCCAGGTAGAGAAGATGATGATGAAGAAATGAAACTTTACACAAAAGCTGATTATAGAGCTAAACACGGTGAAGGAGATGGTAAAGGTGGTGCATCATCAGCAGAAGATGAATATGCTCGAAAAGGTGCAATTATTCTTGAAGCATTAGGTGGAAGAGAAAATATCGAAGAACTTAATAACTGTGCAACTAGACTTAGAGTAAGTGTAAAAGATGCAGATAAATTATTACCAGATGCAGCCTTTAAAGCAGCAGGAGCTCACGGTGTAGTTAGAAAAGGAACAGCTATTCAAGTAATCATTGGATTGTCAGTACCTCAAGTAAGAGAAAGAATTGAAGACATGATGAAAAAAGGATAA
- a CDS encoding GntR family transcriptional regulator, whose product MTKYEKVYYDIKDKIKNGIIKPGDFLKKEDDLAKDYNFSKLTVRKALSMLEAEGFIQKVKGKKSIVLEKKNLENISLTSIQTVQELNKLQNINLETDLISLYIVQGDKKLMKEFQVSESADFYKVVRTNSLNGEVLNYSTSFFDRRIVPFLNEEIARKSIYEYLEKDLKLKIGYSRRDINFRKITPEEQKYLKLKDINMVVVIETHAYLSNGTLFQYETIIHHPEKFTFTAIAKR is encoded by the coding sequence ATGACTAAATATGAAAAAGTATATTATGATATAAAAGACAAAATTAAAAATGGTATTATCAAACCAGGAGATTTTTTAAAAAAAGAAGATGACTTGGCAAAAGATTATAATTTTTCTAAACTTACCGTGAGAAAAGCTCTTTCTATGCTGGAAGCTGAAGGTTTTATTCAAAAAGTGAAGGGGAAAAAATCAATTGTACTGGAGAAAAAAAATTTAGAAAATATTTCTCTGACTTCAATTCAAACTGTGCAGGAACTCAATAAACTTCAAAATATTAATCTTGAAACTGACTTAATCAGCTTATATATTGTTCAAGGAGATAAGAAATTAATGAAAGAATTTCAAGTTTCTGAAAGTGCCGATTTCTACAAAGTTGTCCGTACTAATTCTTTAAACGGTGAAGTCTTAAATTATTCCACAAGTTTTTTTGACAGAAGAATTGTGCCATTCTTGAATGAAGAGATTGCCAGAAAGTCAATATATGAATATTTGGAGAAAGATTTGAAACTAAAGATTGGATACTCTCGAAGAGACATTAATTTCAGAAAGATCACTCCAGAAGAACAAAAATATCTCAAATTAAAAGATATAAATATGGTTGTCGTCATCGAAACTCACGCCTATTTGTCAAACGGCACATTATTTCAATATGAAACTATTATTCATCATCCTGAGAAATTTACTTTCACTGCTATTGCAAAAAGGTAA
- a CDS encoding 6-phospho-alpha-glucosidase: MKKFSIVVAGGGSTFTPGIVLMLLENLDKFPIRQIKFYDNDAQRQEVIAKACDIIIKEKAPDINFVYTTDPETAFSDIDFVMAHIRVGKYAMREKDEKIPLRHGVLGQETCGPGGIAYGMRSIGGVIELVDFMEKYSPNAWMLNYSNPAAIVAEATRRLRPNSKILNICDMPIGIELRMAEMLGLKSRKEMVVRYFGLNHFGWWTDIRDKQGNDLMPALREKVAKVGYNVEIEGENTEASWNDTFTKAKDVFAVDPTTMPNTYLKYYLFPDYVVKHSNPNHTRANEVMEGREKFVFGECRAIAEKGTAKDSKLHVDDHASYIVDLARAIAYNTKERMLLIVENDGAISNFDPTAMVEIPCIVGSNGPEKIVQGKIPQFQKGLMEQQVSVEKLTVEAWIEGSYQKLWQAITLSRTVPSASVAKAILDDLIEANKDFWPVLK; encoded by the coding sequence ATGAAAAAATTTTCAATTGTAGTAGCTGGTGGAGGGAGTACATTTACTCCAGGGATTGTTTTGATGTTGTTAGAAAACTTGGATAAATTCCCGATTAGACAGATAAAATTTTATGATAATGATGCCCAAAGACAAGAAGTTATTGCAAAAGCATGTGATATTATAATAAAAGAAAAAGCACCTGATATTAACTTTGTTTATACAACAGATCCTGAAACTGCATTTAGTGACATAGACTTTGTTATGGCACATATAAGAGTTGGAAAATATGCAATGCGTGAAAAAGATGAAAAAATACCTTTAAGACACGGAGTATTAGGACAAGAAACTTGTGGACCTGGAGGAATTGCTTACGGAATGCGTTCAATTGGTGGAGTTATTGAATTAGTCGACTTTATGGAAAAATATTCACCAAATGCTTGGATGTTAAACTACTCAAATCCTGCGGCAATTGTGGCAGAAGCAACTAGAAGACTACGTCCAAATTCTAAGATATTAAATATTTGTGATATGCCAATTGGAATTGAACTTAGAATGGCTGAAATGTTAGGATTAAAATCGAGAAAAGAAATGGTAGTGAGATATTTTGGATTGAATCATTTTGGATGGTGGACAGATATTAGAGATAAACAAGGAAATGACTTAATGCCTGCATTAAGAGAAAAAGTTGCGAAAGTCGGATATAATGTGGAAATTGAAGGTGAAAATACAGAAGCAAGCTGGAATGACACATTTACAAAAGCAAAAGATGTGTTTGCAGTTGATCCGACAACAATGCCAAATACTTATTTAAAATATTATTTATTCCCTGATTATGTAGTAAAACATTCAAATCCTAATCACACAAGAGCAAATGAAGTAATGGAAGGAAGAGAAAAATTTGTATTCGGTGAATGTAGAGCAATCGCTGAAAAAGGAACTGCAAAAGACAGTAAACTTCACGTAGATGATCACGCTTCATACATAGTTGACTTGGCAAGAGCAATAGCATACAATACTAAAGAAAGAATGCTGTTAATTGTAGAAAATGACGGAGCAATCTCAAACTTTGATCCAACTGCAATGGTTGAAATTCCTTGTATAGTAGGTTCAAATGGGCCTGAAAAAATTGTTCAAGGTAAAATCCCTCAATTCCAAAAAGGATTGATGGAACAACAAGTATCAGTTGAAAAATTGACAGTAGAAGCATGGATCGAAGGTTCATACCAAAAACTTTGGCAAGCAATCACATTGTCAAGAACTGTACCGAGTGCATCTGTTGCAAAAGCAATATTAGATGATTTAATCGAAGCTAATAAGGACTTCTGGCCAGTATTGAAATAG
- a CDS encoding glycoside hydrolase family 13 protein: MDIKKLDKKWWKKEVGYQIYPRSFYDSNNDGIGDLNGITEKLDYLKDLGITLIWVCPIFKSPMDDNGYDISDYYDVNPEFGTKEDLERLIAEAEKRRIKIILDLVINHTSDEHEWFLEALRNLESKYRDYYIFKRGENGLPPTNWRSHFGGSAWEKVEGETDENGNEMYYLHLFSKKQPDLNWENPEVREELYKMVNYWLEKGIAGFRVDAINSIKKDVRYLNLPVDGADGFAYSIKYTLNQPGIEEFLGELAKKTFKKHNCMTVAETPLLEYERYNDFIGEDGFFSMIFDFSYSDLDMTKGGFYYSLRDIPTVELRNKIFESQLTQQKYGWGAPFLENHDLPRSLNKFFGKKANILNAKLLANLFFFLRGTPFIYQGQEIGMDNFVRNDISEFDDIASKDQYQRALGEGFSSEEALYFVNKRSRDNSRTPMQWDNSKNAGFSKNKDSKSWIKLTGSQAATNVADQINNKNSIFLHYKKMIDLRQNGKYSDCLTFGEFVPVKLENDEIIAYVRKYETQKVLCISNFSKLKQEVKLSEIARVLGEKEIKIGGILINNFEGLENNGEKVVLEGFQSLLVEI; encoded by the coding sequence ATGGATATAAAAAAATTAGATAAAAAATGGTGGAAAAAAGAAGTTGGATATCAAATTTATCCAAGAAGTTTTTATGACAGTAATAACGATGGAATTGGGGATTTGAATGGGATTACAGAAAAGTTAGATTATTTGAAGGATTTAGGAATAACGCTTATTTGGGTTTGTCCGATATTTAAGTCGCCAATGGATGACAATGGGTATGATATTTCAGATTATTATGATGTGAATCCTGAATTTGGGACAAAGGAAGATTTGGAGAGATTGATTGCGGAGGCTGAAAAAAGAAGAATAAAAATAATTCTAGATTTAGTAATTAATCATACTTCTGATGAGCACGAGTGGTTTTTGGAAGCATTGAGAAATCTTGAAAGTAAGTATAGAGATTACTATATTTTTAAAAGAGGAGAAAACGGATTGCCACCGACAAACTGGAGAAGCCATTTTGGAGGTTCTGCCTGGGAAAAAGTTGAAGGGGAAACAGATGAAAACGGGAATGAAATGTATTATTTGCATTTATTCTCAAAAAAACAGCCTGACTTAAACTGGGAAAATCCTGAAGTCAGGGAAGAGCTTTATAAAATGGTAAATTATTGGCTTGAAAAGGGAATTGCTGGATTTAGAGTTGATGCAATTAATTCAATAAAAAAAGATGTGAGATATTTGAATTTACCTGTTGATGGAGCGGATGGATTCGCCTACAGTATTAAATATACGTTAAATCAACCTGGAATTGAGGAATTTTTGGGTGAATTAGCGAAAAAAACTTTTAAAAAGCATAATTGTATGACTGTGGCTGAAACGCCGTTGTTGGAGTATGAAAGATACAATGATTTTATTGGTGAAGATGGGTTCTTTTCGATGATTTTCGATTTTAGTTATTCTGATTTGGATATGACAAAAGGTGGATTTTACTATTCATTACGAGATATTCCAACTGTGGAATTGAGAAATAAGATTTTTGAAAGTCAGTTGACACAGCAAAAATACGGATGGGGAGCACCATTTTTGGAAAATCACGATTTACCAAGAAGTTTGAATAAATTTTTCGGTAAAAAAGCAAATATTTTGAACGCTAAACTACTAGCAAATTTGTTTTTCTTTTTGCGTGGAACTCCATTTATCTATCAGGGACAGGAAATTGGAATGGATAATTTTGTGAGAAATGATATTTCTGAATTTGACGACATTGCAAGTAAAGATCAATATCAACGGGCTTTAGGAGAAGGATTTTCATCTGAAGAAGCGTTGTATTTTGTAAATAAACGAAGCCGTGACAATTCAAGAACGCCTATGCAATGGGATAACAGTAAAAATGCTGGATTTTCAAAAAATAAAGACTCAAAATCGTGGATAAAATTAACAGGAAGCCAAGCCGCAACAAATGTAGCAGACCAAATAAATAACAAAAATTCAATTTTTTTACACTACAAAAAAATGATTGATTTACGACAAAATGGGAAATATTCAGATTGCTTGACTTTTGGGGAATTTGTTCCAGTAAAATTGGAAAATGATGAAATAATTGCATATGTAAGAAAATATGAAACTCAAAAAGTTCTTTGTATTAGCAATTTTTCTAAGTTGAAACAAGAAGTTAAATTGAGTGAAATTGCGAGAGTTCTTGGAGAAAAAGAAATTAAAATTGGAGGGATTTTGATTAATAATTTTGAAGGGCTTGAGAATAATGGAGAGAAAGTTGTTCTTGAAGGGTTTCAAAGTTTGTTAGTTGAAATTTAA
- a CDS encoding HAD family hydrolase — MKIKGILFDFNGTMLFDSALQEDVWKKFLRSKIGREITNEEIHKYIHGGNNKTVLSYFFNKDFSNEEVQKLGEEKESMYRDMCLKDEKMFKLVKGLPEFLNKLKEAGIPITIATGAPISNVKFYFEHLNLGKWFDINKVVYTDGSFKGKPEPDIFLKAAKNINVDIENCAVFEDAILGIEAAKRANAAKIIAVSSTLENNKLLSIDGISYVIKDFTEISIDNL, encoded by the coding sequence ATGAAAATAAAAGGAATATTATTTGATTTTAATGGAACAATGCTTTTTGATAGTGCTTTACAGGAAGATGTATGGAAAAAATTTTTAAGAAGCAAAATTGGTAGGGAAATAACAAATGAAGAAATTCATAAGTATATTCATGGTGGAAATAATAAAACTGTACTTTCATACTTTTTTAACAAAGATTTTTCAAATGAAGAAGTTCAAAAACTAGGAGAAGAAAAGGAAAGCATGTATCGGGATATGTGCCTAAAAGATGAGAAAATGTTCAAATTAGTAAAAGGATTGCCAGAATTTCTTAATAAGTTAAAAGAGGCTGGTATTCCAATTACTATAGCAACAGGTGCTCCGATAAGCAATGTAAAATTTTATTTTGAACATCTAAATTTGGGCAAATGGTTTGATATAAATAAAGTTGTTTATACTGACGGAAGTTTTAAAGGAAAGCCAGAACCAGATATTTTTTTGAAAGCAGCCAAAAATATAAATGTGGATATTGAAAACTGTGCAGTATTTGAAGATGCGATACTTGGAATAGAGGCGGCAAAAAGGGCAAATGCTGCAAAAATTATAGCTGTTTCCTCGACTCTTGAGAACAATAAATTATTATCAATTGACGGGATTTCGTATGTTATAAAAGATTTTACGGAAATATCAATAGATAATCTGTAA
- a CDS encoding type II toxin-antitoxin system RelE family toxin, with protein MKYSLMYSEKAQKQLNKLDNSMKSKILKYIDQNLFDTDNQKKFGKALRYNLKGFWRYRVENYRIIVKIEENELLILVVQIDKRDKIYI; from the coding sequence ATGAAATATAGTCTAATGTACTCTGAAAAAGCACAGAAACAACTAAATAAACTAGATAATTCTATGAAATCAAAAATTTTAAAATATATTGATCAAAATCTTTTCGATACAGATAATCAAAAAAAATTTGGAAAAGCTTTAAGATATAATCTAAAAGGATTTTGGAGATATCGAGTTGAAAACTATAGAATTATTGTAAAAATTGAGGAAAATGAATTACTTATTTTAGTTGTTCAAATAGATAAAAGGGATAAAATTTATATTTAA
- a CDS encoding DUF6290 family protein — MITVSINANPDIENKINNYVKENNINLNQVMLDLILEKIEDEEDYKLAVEAYEEEKDNRENWISHEDLIKKLGLENEI; from the coding sequence ATGATAACCGTTTCTATAAATGCTAATCCTGACATAGAAAATAAAATAAACAATTATGTTAAGGAAAATAATATCAATTTAAACCAAGTAATGTTAGATTTAATTCTTGAAAAAATCGAAGATGAAGAAGACTATAAATTGGCTGTTGAGGCTTATGAAGAAGAAAAAGACAACAGAGAAAACTGGATTAGCCACGAAGATTTAATAAAAAAATTAGGGTTGGAAAATGAAATATAG
- a CDS encoding amino acid ABC transporter permease → MDKKVHKIMKNIEKLRKVLKISYFLIIVAVGLILTFPKELKPNEWKLYIVDSYLITTVGLTIGGALIGIFLGMFLAFLKFLRTNFPVFDMIKEIIIDEYIDIMRGTPMILQLLILSVLIKLFANYWIAMIALGLNSAAYVAEVVRSGIESIDKGQMEAARATGMPYKMAMNEIIMPQAIKNILPALVNEFITLFKETSVVGYISVVDITMNSNGLQATYYSVGPILFTGIIYYVSVKIFSFLGRMLEMRLRRND, encoded by the coding sequence GTGGACAAAAAAGTTCATAAAATTATGAAAAATATAGAAAAGTTAAGAAAAGTATTAAAAATATCATATTTTCTAATAATTGTGGCAGTTGGTTTGATATTGACATTTCCAAAAGAATTGAAACCAAATGAGTGGAAACTTTACATCGTTGACAGTTATTTGATAACAACAGTTGGTTTGACAATTGGAGGAGCTTTGATTGGAATATTTTTGGGGATGTTTTTAGCATTTTTAAAATTTTTGAGAACAAACTTTCCAGTTTTTGATATGATAAAAGAAATAATAATTGATGAATACATAGATATAATGCGTGGAACGCCTATGATATTACAATTACTTATACTTTCAGTACTTATAAAATTATTTGCTAACTATTGGATAGCGATGATTGCACTAGGATTAAATAGTGCTGCCTATGTTGCAGAAGTAGTTCGTTCGGGAATTGAAAGTATTGATAAAGGACAAATGGAAGCGGCAAGGGCAACAGGTATGCCTTACAAAATGGCAATGAATGAAATAATTATGCCACAAGCGATAAAAAATATATTACCCGCACTTGTAAATGAGTTTATTACATTATTTAAAGAAACGTCAGTTGTGGGATATATAAGTGTTGTTGATATAACAATGAATAGTAACGGACTTCAAGCAACTTATTACAGTGTTGGACCAATACTATTTACAGGTATTATTTATTATGTGAGCGTAAAAATATTTTCATTTTTAGGAAGAATGCTGGAAATGAGGTTGAGAAGAAATGACTAA
- a CDS encoding amino acid ABC transporter ATP-binding protein produces the protein MIKIKNLKKSYGKLEVLKGIDTKIREGEVISIIGPSGSGKSTFLRCINRLEEPTSGQIFIHGTDVLGKKVNINKIRENVGMVFQHFNLYPHKTVLENIILGPIKLKKVSKGEAIKKAIELLKKVGLEDKKDVYPNKLSGGQKQRVAIARALAMDPQIMLFDEPTSALDPEMIGEVLAVMKELAQAGMTMIVVTHEMGFARNVANRVFFMDDGYILEDDSPKEVFDNPKNSRTKEFLNKVLNPID, from the coding sequence ATGATTAAAATAAAAAATCTTAAAAAGTCATACGGTAAATTGGAAGTTTTAAAAGGAATTGATACAAAAATAAGAGAAGGTGAAGTAATTTCAATAATAGGACCGTCTGGTTCAGGAAAATCAACTTTTTTAAGATGTATTAACAGACTTGAAGAGCCAACTTCAGGGCAAATTTTTATACATGGGACGGATGTTTTAGGAAAAAAAGTAAACATAAATAAAATTCGTGAAAATGTAGGAATGGTTTTTCAGCATTTTAATTTATACCCTCATAAAACCGTGTTGGAAAATATTATTTTGGGTCCAATAAAATTAAAAAAAGTTTCAAAAGGTGAAGCTATAAAAAAAGCGATTGAATTATTAAAAAAAGTTGGTTTGGAAGATAAAAAAGATGTCTATCCAAATAAACTATCAGGTGGACAAAAGCAAAGGGTAGCAATCGCAAGAGCACTAGCGATGGATCCACAAATTATGCTGTTTGATGAGCCAACAAGTGCGCTTGATCCAGAAATGATAGGAGAAGTTCTTGCTGTTATGAAAGAACTTGCTCAAGCAGGGATGACAATGATAGTAGTTACTCATGAAATGGGCTTTGCAAGAAATGTTGCAAATAGAGTATTTTTTATGGATGATGGATATATTTTGGAAGATGATTCACCAAAAGAGGTTTTTGATAATCCAAAAAACAGTAGGACAAAAGAATTTTTAAACAAAGTTTTAAACCCAATTGATTAA